A segment of the Cotesia glomerata isolate CgM1 linkage group LG2, MPM_Cglom_v2.3, whole genome shotgun sequence genome:
CACGACCGGaacctaagcggaaaaaatcgcgcaaatggatcagacctgACGCGCTGATAATCCGCCCTGCCGAAAAAGAGAAGTATTCCGAGATATTGCGCCGCATAAAGCGTGATGTCCCAGCAGACCAGGTTCGAAATACTGTCGAGAAGATCCGCAGGACTATGACCGGAGATATGCTGATCACGTTGTCAAGGAAAAGTgctgacaaaggccaagcctTGCAGAGGACCATCACAGGAATTCTTCAAGACGATGCTAAGGTAGTCTGTAAAGGTCCACAGGAGACCATTGAGATTCGAGACATCGACGAAGAAACAACGAAGGAAGAGATCCAGGCCGCCCTGAAAGAGGAAGTTGGAAAAGATCATGAGATACCTCTGGAAGGAATAAAAATCCGTAAGGCTTTCAGAGGTACGCAGACGGCTGCAGTCACTTTACCTATGACCATCGCGCGAAAATTAGTGGAAGGAACCGGCAAGATCCATGTCGGGTGGGTTAACTGCCGAATCAAAGCGACGACGAGACCTATccaatgctttaaatgctggcattttggaCATGTTGGGCCCCAATGTAAAAGCCAAGTAGACCGATCTAAACTCTGCATCAGATGTGGACAAGAAGGGCATCGTATCGCGGACTGTAAAAATTCTGCCAAGTGTGCAATATGTGCTGACCAGCAAGGAGCAAAGGACGTGGCTCACCATGCCGGCACCTACAGATGCCCGGTATATCAGGAGGCGTtccagaagttgacgaacaaacaaGCATGAGGAtattgcagctcaacctcaaccattgtgaagcagcgcatgacctgctcatgcaatctGTGCGAGAATTAGAGCTGGACTTGGTACTGATAacagagccatataaacacctgagtacccaaccctgggaatctgacagcacatccaaagctgtcatctggtcatgtggcaagctttctttccaaaatgcagtcgacaacagcaatgtcggctttgtagcagtatcagtagaaggcatccgcttctatagctgctacgcaccacctagcctctccattgttgacttcactgatttcctggatcgactaaccgaagatgcgaagcaataccatccagtagcgatagccggagacttcaactcctgggcagttgactggggcagcaaacatacAAACGCACGAGGGAAAGCACTACTGGAGGCCtttactacactagatgtggttttgctcaacagtggtgatacgccgacctacaccaaaggtgacgcaagctcaattgtagacctcacttttgtcagtaataGCCTTGCCAGAGGCGACTGCAACTGGAAAGtgttggacatctacactgccagcgaccatcatgcgatattctgggaaatatcaagcGACCAGAACCCCAAGAGACCAGTCAAGCAGTCTAACATCGTTGGTTGGAAGGTAAAATCTTTTGACCCAGAAGCATTACTAATAGCCCTCGATGGTGATCCGATCaacactggatgtgcagaagaacagactaaggacctgatgaggagagtaacacatgcttgtgatgccagtatgcctcgtaaacgtggcataaattcgagaccttcggtgcattggtggaacgaccacatcagcgtcctccgtaaagagtgtcataagaaaagaagaatctctcagcgcggctatcaacggcccaactcagtggagctgatcgcagagtacaaaaaggcgcgtcgtgaactgaataaagccatcaaagagagcaa
Coding sequences within it:
- the LOC123259305 gene encoding uncharacterized protein LOC123259305, which gives rise to MADTVEEMDTGAEGDGESVTEDRSDTGVRSGKRKDRNSPDPTVNQVMKKKDTKPSPPKEVAARSAKNKEVDAWQKVESKKRRPEQDHLPKQLPKEPRPEPKRKKSRKWIRPDALIIRPAEKEKYSEILRRIKRDVPADQVRNTVEKIRRTMTGDMLITLSRKSADKGQALQRTITGILQDDAKVVCKGPQETIEIRDIDEETTKEEIQAALKEEVGKDHEIPLEGIKIRKAFRGTQTAAVTLPMTIARKLVEGTGKIHVGWVNCRIKATTRPIQCFKCWHFGHVGPQCKSQVDRSKLCIRCGQEGHRIADCKNSAKCAICADQQGAKDVAHHAGTYRCPVYQEAFQKLTNKQA